The following proteins come from a genomic window of Synechococcus sp. NB0720_010:
- the sppA gene encoding signal peptide peptidase SppA, producing the protein MPWPWRRKSRRKLARIAIEGPIASGTRKRVLKALREVEKREFPALLLRIDSPGGTVGDSQEIHAALLRLREKQCKVIASFGNISASGGVYIGVAADKIVANPGSITGSIGVILRGNNLSRLLERIGIQFETVKSGLYKDILSPDRALSSGERQVLQELIDSSYGQFVSAVAEGRGLSEDEVRRFADGRVFSGAQAQELGLVDALGDEEQARRLACELAELDLEKTKPITFGQEKKRFAGVIPGRSQISLALQWLKLELSSSGQPLWLHRP; encoded by the coding sequence ATGCCCTGGCCCTGGCGACGCAAGTCACGCCGCAAACTCGCGCGGATTGCCATTGAAGGGCCCATTGCCTCCGGCACACGCAAACGGGTGCTGAAGGCCCTGCGCGAGGTCGAAAAACGCGAATTCCCGGCCCTACTGCTGCGCATCGACAGCCCCGGCGGAACCGTGGGAGACAGCCAGGAGATTCATGCGGCCCTGCTGCGCCTGCGGGAGAAGCAGTGCAAGGTGATTGCCAGCTTCGGCAACATCTCCGCCTCCGGTGGCGTCTACATCGGTGTGGCCGCCGACAAGATCGTCGCCAACCCGGGCTCCATCACCGGCTCCATCGGTGTGATCCTGCGGGGCAACAACCTCTCGCGCCTGCTCGAGCGGATCGGCATCCAATTTGAAACCGTCAAAAGCGGCCTCTATAAGGACATCCTTTCCCCGGACCGGGCCCTCAGCAGTGGCGAGCGGCAGGTGCTCCAGGAGTTGATCGACTCCAGTTACGGGCAGTTCGTCAGCGCCGTTGCCGAAGGCCGGGGACTCAGCGAAGACGAGGTCCGTCGCTTTGCCGATGGACGCGTCTTCAGCGGTGCCCAAGCCCAAGAGCTGGGTCTCGTCGATGCCCTGGGCGATGAAGAACAGGCCCGGCGCCTGGCCTGTGAACTGGCCGAGTTGGACCTGGAGAAAACCAAGCCCATCACCTTTGGGCAGGAGAAAAAGCGCTTCGCAGGGGTCATCCCTGGACGGTCCCAGATTTCCCTGGCCCTGCAGTGGCTCAAGCTGGAGCTGAGCAGCAGCGGCCAACCCCTTTGGCTGCATCGCCCATGA
- the yidC gene encoding membrane protein insertase YidC yields MIGYISDNLLLPILDFFYGLVPSYGLAIIALTVVIRLALFPLSAGSIRNARRMRIAQPVMQKRQAEIKAKYANNPQKQQEELGSLMKEFGSPLSGCLPLLVQMPILFALFATLRGSPFADVPYTLNLKVLPADQIAAVEPKPFNSASHSIFVTSTDHVPVIASLEKGTKLGVGDTETVSLHTKDGASFASVLSGVENGSAFAPTWSVTKGEGLVSVDQNGAIHAIAPGDVTVEAKIPGLAARSGFLFIKALGQVGFYTDGAINWDIAILVGGFGVTLFLSQILSGMGMPANPQQATANKITPVMITGMFLFFPLPAGVLLYMVIANVFQAVQTFLLTREALPDNLQSILDQQLAAEAKTVTATVTGSSRMPFEPKGKK; encoded by the coding sequence GTGATCGGATACATCTCCGACAACCTGCTGCTGCCAATCCTGGATTTCTTCTACGGATTGGTACCGAGCTACGGGCTCGCGATCATTGCCCTCACGGTGGTGATTCGCCTGGCTCTCTTCCCCTTGAGCGCCGGCTCGATTCGCAATGCCCGCCGCATGCGGATCGCCCAGCCGGTGATGCAAAAGCGCCAGGCTGAGATCAAGGCCAAATACGCCAACAACCCGCAAAAGCAACAGGAGGAACTGGGCTCCTTGATGAAGGAGTTCGGCAGCCCCCTCTCCGGCTGCCTGCCACTGCTGGTGCAGATGCCGATCCTGTTTGCGCTCTTCGCAACCCTGCGTGGATCACCGTTTGCCGATGTTCCCTACACCCTCAATCTGAAGGTCCTGCCGGCTGATCAGATCGCTGCTGTTGAACCCAAGCCCTTCAACAGTGCAAGCCACTCCATTTTTGTGACCAGCACCGATCACGTTCCCGTGATCGCCAGCTTGGAGAAGGGAACCAAGCTCGGCGTAGGTGACACCGAGACCGTCAGCCTGCACACCAAGGATGGCGCCAGCTTTGCCTCCGTCCTCAGCGGCGTCGAGAACGGTTCCGCCTTTGCCCCCACCTGGTCTGTGACCAAGGGCGAAGGGCTTGTGAGCGTGGACCAAAACGGCGCGATCCATGCCATCGCCCCAGGTGATGTCACGGTTGAAGCCAAGATTCCTGGCTTGGCGGCCCGCAGCGGCTTCCTCTTCATCAAGGCCCTGGGACAGGTTGGCTTCTACACCGATGGCGCCATCAACTGGGATATCGCGATCTTGGTGGGCGGTTTCGGCGTCACCCTCTTCCTGAGTCAGATCCTCTCGGGCATGGGCATGCCCGCCAATCCCCAACAGGCCACGGCCAACAAGATCACCCCCGTGATGATCACCGGGATGTTCCTGTTCTTCCCCCTGCCCGCCGGGGTTCTGCTCTACATGGTGATCGCCAACGTCTTCCAGGCGGTTCAGACCTTCCTGCTGACCCGCGAGGCGCTTCCCGACAACCTGCAGTCGATCCTCGATCAGCAATTGGCTGCCGAAGCCAAAACGGTGACCGCCACGGTCACAGGTAGCAGCCGCATGCCGTTCGAACCAAAGGGCAAGAAATAG
- a CDS encoding DUF2808 domain-containing protein — MSLKQTAIKLAAALGCGAALAGAQLGLAPKAALAQGTPSIMEFRWDNTKDYRKLYYFTTNTVRQQRAEYYFLLKPKDRKTAILKLAISIPQSFDTTIDPQKIKLCYMKSGSMTKRTRCEETIPATVEVTTDGRSIEIFPDTPVPVGKTIGVYMQVINPPSAGMFQLNALAQAPGAVPISGYLGSWLIQVDATADF, encoded by the coding sequence ATGTCCCTCAAACAGACAGCGATCAAGCTCGCCGCCGCCCTTGGCTGCGGAGCTGCCCTCGCCGGAGCTCAGCTTGGACTGGCTCCCAAAGCAGCCCTGGCCCAGGGAACACCCAGCATCATGGAGTTCCGCTGGGATAACACCAAGGATTACCGCAAGCTCTACTACTTCACAACGAACACCGTTCGTCAACAGCGCGCTGAATACTATTTTTTGCTCAAACCGAAGGATCGCAAAACCGCGATCTTGAAGCTGGCCATCTCGATTCCCCAGAGCTTCGACACAACGATTGATCCGCAAAAGATCAAGCTCTGCTACATGAAGTCGGGCAGCATGACCAAGCGCACCCGCTGCGAGGAGACCATTCCGGCGACCGTGGAGGTCACAACCGATGGCCGCTCGATTGAGATCTTCCCGGACACCCCCGTGCCCGTCGGCAAGACCATTGGCGTCTACATGCAGGTGATCAATCCGCCCAGCGCAGGCATGTTCCAGCTCAACGCCCTGGCGCAGGCCCCAGGCGCAGTGCCGATCTCGGGTTACCTGGGCAGCTGGCTGATCCAGGTGGACGCCACCGCCGATTTCTGA
- the rpmH gene encoding 50S ribosomal protein L34, producing MTKRTLEGTSRKRKRVSGFRVRMRSHTGRRVIRSRRKRGRARLSV from the coding sequence ATGACCAAGCGCACACTTGAAGGAACCAGCCGTAAGCGCAAACGGGTGTCCGGTTTCCGTGTTCGCATGCGGAGCCACACCGGCCGTCGCGTGATCCGCTCCCGCCGTAAGCGCGGCCGGGCCCGTCTGTCGGTCTGA
- the aroH gene encoding chorismate mutase has protein sequence MSPEQSLRALRGATTATANSREAIQEAVNELLDALVERNNLEGAQILSLTFSVTADLDACFPAAIARHRAGWDGVALLDCQQMAVAGDLERCIRLLAHVWLERPARHAYLREAARLRPDLAAS, from the coding sequence ATGAGCCCTGAGCAATCGCTCCGCGCCCTGAGGGGCGCCACCACCGCGACGGCCAACAGCCGTGAAGCCATTCAGGAGGCGGTTAACGAGCTGCTCGACGCTCTGGTGGAGCGCAACAACCTCGAAGGCGCTCAGATTCTTTCGCTGACCTTTTCGGTCACCGCGGATCTGGACGCCTGCTTCCCGGCGGCCATCGCACGGCACCGGGCAGGCTGGGATGGGGTCGCCCTGCTCGACTGCCAGCAAATGGCCGTGGCAGGTGATCTGGAGCGCTGCATTCGCCTCCTGGCCCACGTCTGGCTCGAGCGACCCGCTCGCCATGCCTATCTGCGGGAGGCCGCACGGCTCAGGCCCGACCTCGCCGCCTCCTAA
- a CDS encoding RNA recognition motif-containing protein yields MPADTLSTSQRESLIDALRSCRSTQERLAFAKDYAQTGREPLWELICDLLISRSISRAVAAHWLKDLIEEGKSS; encoded by the coding sequence ATGCCCGCAGACACGCTTTCAACCAGTCAGCGGGAAAGCCTGATCGATGCCCTGCGTTCCTGCCGGAGCACCCAGGAACGCCTGGCCTTTGCCAAGGACTACGCCCAGACCGGCCGTGAACCGCTCTGGGAATTGATCTGCGACCTACTGATCAGCCGTTCGATCTCCAGGGCCGTGGCTGCCCATTGGCTCAAGGACCTGATCGAAGAAGGCAAATCCTCCTAG
- a CDS encoding AAA family ATPase, with product MSQAWADHLDLLIRARTPILWIRSQEEERIANLLGDAAKRLDQRALARWDFISGLKGWPGRDGEAARNPLAALESLSALPAEQPALLVLHDFHRYADDSSICRKLRNLASSLRQRPQTLVITAAEWQLPRELEECITLLDLPLPNQQEIQALLGNIAQASGQAIGADLLELLTHSCSGLSEQRIRQVAARGLASRGQLGSADLDEVLEEKRQAIARSELLEYCPTEATPADIGGLDALKRWLEQRHMAFSDEARRYGLPLPRGVLLVGPQGTGKSLTAKAIAHSWSMPLLRLDVGRLFAGLVGASEARTRDMIQRAEAMAPCVLWIDEIDKGFGSADGRSDGGTSQRVLASLLTWMAEKTTAVFVVATANGVEKLPAELLRKGRFDEIFLLDLPDAQERRTILDLQLRRRRPQHHIPLDVVVDRTQGFSGAELEQVVIEAMHQAFSESREFAEADLTSAAAQLVPLSRTAREQLEQLQQWASSGRARPASTHCGG from the coding sequence ATGAGCCAGGCCTGGGCGGATCACCTTGATCTCTTGATCCGGGCCCGGACGCCGATCCTCTGGATCCGGAGCCAGGAGGAGGAGAGGATCGCGAACCTCTTGGGCGATGCCGCCAAGCGCCTCGACCAGCGAGCGCTGGCCCGCTGGGATTTCATCAGTGGGCTCAAAGGCTGGCCTGGCCGGGACGGAGAAGCCGCGCGCAATCCGTTGGCAGCCCTGGAGAGCCTCAGCGCCCTCCCCGCTGAGCAGCCAGCCCTGCTGGTGCTGCACGACTTTCACCGCTACGCCGACGACAGCAGCATCTGCCGCAAGCTGCGCAACCTGGCCTCAAGCCTGCGCCAACGGCCGCAAACCCTGGTGATCACCGCGGCGGAATGGCAGCTGCCGCGGGAGCTGGAGGAATGCATCACCCTGCTGGACCTTCCACTGCCCAACCAACAGGAGATCCAGGCCCTGCTGGGAAACATCGCCCAAGCCAGTGGCCAGGCCATCGGCGCCGATCTTCTGGAGCTGCTCACCCACAGCTGCAGCGGGCTCAGTGAGCAGCGGATCCGCCAGGTGGCCGCCCGCGGCCTGGCCAGTCGGGGACAACTCGGCAGCGCGGACCTCGATGAGGTGCTCGAAGAAAAGCGCCAGGCCATCGCCCGCAGCGAACTGCTGGAGTACTGCCCAACAGAAGCCACACCGGCTGATATCGGCGGGTTGGATGCCCTGAAGCGCTGGCTCGAGCAACGGCACATGGCCTTCAGCGATGAGGCGCGCCGCTACGGGCTGCCGCTTCCCCGCGGGGTCCTACTGGTGGGTCCCCAGGGGACCGGCAAGTCACTGACGGCCAAGGCCATTGCCCACAGCTGGAGCATGCCGCTGCTCCGCTTGGATGTCGGCCGGCTGTTTGCCGGGCTGGTGGGAGCCTCGGAAGCCCGCACCAGGGACATGATTCAACGGGCCGAGGCGATGGCCCCGTGCGTGCTCTGGATTGACGAGATCGACAAAGGCTTCGGCAGCGCTGATGGCCGCAGCGATGGAGGCACCAGCCAACGGGTACTGGCGAGTCTGTTGACCTGGATGGCGGAGAAAACGACAGCGGTCTTTGTGGTGGCGACGGCGAACGGTGTGGAGAAACTGCCGGCCGAGCTGCTGCGCAAAGGACGGTTCGATGAAATTTTCCTCTTGGATCTTCCCGATGCCCAAGAGCGTCGAACGATCCTCGATTTGCAACTCCGCCGACGACGTCCCCAACACCACATTCCATTGGATGTGGTGGTTGATCGCACTCAGGGGTTCTCTGGGGCAGAACTCGAGCAGGTGGTGATTGAAGCGATGCACCAGGCCTTCAGCGAATCCCGGGAATTCGCAGAGGCCGACCTCACCAGCGCCGCGGCACAACTCGTACCCCTCTCGCGCACGGCCCGTGAACAATTGGAGCAACTGCAACAGTGGGCCAGCAGCGGCAGGGCCCGCCCAGCTTCAACACATTGCGGCGGGTAA
- the rnpA gene encoding ribonuclease P protein component — MALSREHRLRGRFVFDRIYQKGRRIHGQWMVLRTMAAKPELLKTDPRDHTPLSCRLGVVVSSKVSKRSVERNRLRRLLHGHLSQLIANQGEGIWLLISLKPGSADTEEQLLLGECSELVAKAGLRP; from the coding sequence ATGGCGCTCTCTCGGGAACACAGGCTGAGGGGGCGTTTTGTCTTTGATCGGATCTACCAAAAGGGTCGGCGGATCCATGGCCAGTGGATGGTCCTCAGAACCATGGCCGCCAAGCCCGAACTGCTGAAAACCGATCCACGGGACCACACCCCCTTGAGCTGCCGCCTGGGGGTTGTGGTCAGCAGCAAGGTCAGCAAACGCTCCGTGGAACGCAACCGGTTGCGTCGTCTGCTGCATGGCCATCTCAGCCAACTGATCGCGAATCAGGGCGAGGGGATTTGGCTGTTGATCTCGCTCAAACCGGGTAGTGCGGACACGGAAGAGCAACTCCTCCTGGGAGAATGTTCCGAACTCGTTGCCAAGGCAGGACTGAGACCATGA
- a CDS encoding PH domain-containing protein: MSAASQPAPVAPGASINEEVFYEGGPAKGDLITNLLFGLTLIGIPFAVGALVRALWLRFRITSRRVEVTGGWLGRDRTQVVYSQIREVRSVSRGFGFWGDMVLVLSDGMKLEMRAVPRYREAQAFIEARLKSGPAAKSSGTAGFGGDAAA; this comes from the coding sequence ATGAGCGCTGCCTCCCAACCCGCTCCCGTCGCCCCGGGGGCCAGCATCAATGAGGAGGTCTTCTATGAAGGCGGTCCTGCCAAGGGTGATCTGATCACCAACCTGCTGTTCGGGCTCACCCTGATCGGCATCCCCTTCGCCGTGGGCGCCCTGGTGCGCGCCCTCTGGCTGCGCTTCCGGATCACCAGCCGCCGGGTTGAAGTCACTGGCGGCTGGCTCGGCCGGGACCGCACCCAGGTGGTCTACAGCCAGATTCGCGAGGTTCGTTCGGTCTCCCGCGGCTTCGGCTTCTGGGGTGACATGGTGCTCGTCCTGAGCGATGGCATGAAGTTGGAGATGCGCGCAGTACCCCGCTACCGCGAGGCCCAAGCCTTCATCGAGGCACGGCTGAAATCCGGTCCCGCCGCCAAGAGCTCTGGCACCGCCGGATTCGGTGGCGACGCCGCCGCCTGA
- a CDS encoding DUF177 domain-containing protein: MGDRLQTGDPLTPVPLQELKLLEQGKHWTIDQRLGELDSLTPVRGQLLAVHRGNVLELDGEANTIVTLCCDRCLQQFNHPLSFQTREVLWLGEQAREQGMDLETVLEAGSEVLELDPDELTESMDPRADFDPEHWVFEQLNLQLPVVNRCGAECPGPNLKTEPDDGPIDPRWAALKNLQP; this comes from the coding sequence ATGGGCGACCGTCTCCAGACCGGTGACCCCCTCACGCCCGTACCACTCCAGGAGCTCAAGCTGCTGGAGCAGGGAAAGCACTGGACCATCGACCAACGGCTCGGCGAACTCGACAGCCTGACCCCGGTGCGCGGCCAACTCCTCGCCGTGCATCGCGGCAATGTCCTCGAACTGGACGGCGAGGCCAACACCATCGTCACCCTCTGCTGTGACCGCTGCCTGCAGCAGTTCAACCACCCCCTGAGCTTCCAAACCCGCGAGGTGCTTTGGCTGGGGGAGCAGGCCCGGGAGCAGGGGATGGATCTGGAGACCGTGCTGGAGGCCGGCAGTGAGGTGCTGGAACTCGATCCCGATGAACTGACCGAAAGCATGGACCCCCGGGCGGATTTCGATCCAGAGCACTGGGTGTTTGAGCAACTCAACCTCCAGCTGCCGGTCGTGAATCGCTGCGGCGCGGAGTGTCCTGGCCCCAACCTGAAGACGGAACCGGACGATGGACCCATCGATCCCCGCTGGGCTGCCCTGAAGAACCTGCAGCCATGA
- a CDS encoding DMT family transporter: MVLPFALWGTAMAAMRPLLDGAGPLTLAWMRLLPAGLVVLLAAQVLGRSMAVDRRDWFWFALFAVVDATAFQGLLARGLGGTGAGLGSVLIDSQPLLVALLARSLFGEAINPVGWVGLLVGLLGILCLGLPESLLRQWWLMGPEVFGETAWSHGELWMLAAALAMALGTVLSRYACRHSDPVAVTGWHLALGALPLLAGAALEPFWNPAALGPWPQWSGTGWLLMAYAALFGSALAYGLFFWFANHGELTSFTALTFLTPVFALLCGVALLEESLSALQWLGAALALLSVVLINRRTQLWQPDSMEQEVTP, translated from the coding sequence ATGGTCCTCCCCTTCGCGCTTTGGGGAACCGCGATGGCGGCAATGCGGCCCCTGCTGGATGGGGCGGGCCCCCTCACCTTGGCTTGGATGCGGCTTCTGCCTGCGGGGCTGGTGGTCTTGCTGGCGGCCCAGGTCCTGGGTCGCTCCATGGCGGTCGATCGCCGCGATTGGTTCTGGTTTGCCCTGTTCGCCGTGGTGGATGCCACGGCCTTTCAGGGGTTGCTGGCGCGGGGCTTGGGCGGCACCGGCGCGGGCTTGGGCTCAGTCCTGATCGACTCCCAGCCGCTGCTGGTGGCCCTGCTGGCCCGCAGCCTGTTTGGCGAGGCGATCAATCCTGTGGGTTGGGTGGGCCTGCTGGTGGGCTTGCTCGGCATCCTCTGCCTCGGGCTGCCGGAATCCCTGCTGCGGCAGTGGTGGCTGATGGGCCCGGAGGTCTTCGGTGAGACCGCCTGGAGCCACGGTGAGCTCTGGATGTTGGCCGCGGCGTTGGCCATGGCCCTGGGGACGGTCTTGAGCCGCTATGCCTGCCGCCACAGCGATCCAGTGGCGGTCACCGGCTGGCACCTGGCCCTGGGGGCACTGCCTCTTTTGGCGGGGGCAGCCCTGGAGCCGTTCTGGAACCCCGCAGCCCTGGGCCCCTGGCCGCAGTGGTCAGGCACCGGCTGGCTGCTGATGGCCTACGCCGCCCTCTTCGGCAGCGCCCTGGCCTACGGACTGTTCTTTTGGTTCGCCAACCATGGAGAGCTGACCAGTTTCACGGCGCTGACCTTCTTGACCCCCGTTTTCGCGCTGCTCTGCGGCGTGGCTCTGCTCGAGGAGAGCCTGAGTGCCTTGCAGTGGCTCGGCGCGGCCTTGGCCCTGTTGAGCGTGGTTTTGATCAACCGCCGCACCCAGTTGTGGCAGCCGGACTCGATGGAGCAGGAGGTCACCCCATGA